In Phlebotomus papatasi isolate M1 chromosome 1, Ppap_2.1, whole genome shotgun sequence, the following proteins share a genomic window:
- the LOC129797904 gene encoding phospholipase A1-like: protein MKKLLLCLATLALAQANPIWENEFLSPEFPEATSTDEEWALVPDGDGDMHMVNLREELEAAPFFNADQVIFRLFTRRNPTSGQVLTLNNAGSVSNSQFRTGHPTRFIIHGWNNNGGSPVNTNIRNAYINRGEFNVIVVDWGAGAQTANYVAARNNINIVGPRVAQMVDFLNTQGMGFGSVAVVGHSLGGHTAGIAGKRTSRGRLAAVVALDPALPLFSIDRPGERVAPTDANYVEVIHTNAGLLGFDLPIGLADYYPNFGRSQPGCGTDLAGNCAHSRAWQFFAESINSGPGFVSRQCRNYNDILNQNCVSAGANRRMGGEPLTTAARGIYWNPTNANSPFARGNVV, encoded by the exons ATGAAGAAGCTCCTATTGTGCCTTGCTACACTAGCTCTTG CTCAAGCGAATCCCATTTGGGAAAATGAGTTTTTGAGCCCCGAATTTCCAGAGGCGACTTCTACGGATGAGGAATGGGCCTTAGTACCAGATGGTGATGGAGATATGCACATGGTTAATTTGCGAGAAGAATTGGAAGCAGCTCCATTCTTCAATGCTGATCAAGTGATCTTCCGCCTCTTCACCCGCCGCAATCCCACCTCTGGTCAAGTTCTCACTCTCAACAATGCTGGATCTGTATCCAACTCTCAATTCCGCACAGGTCATCCAACCAG ATTCATCATTCACGGTTGGAACAACAACGGAGGATCACCTGTGAACACTAACATTAGGAACGCTTACATCAACCGCGGTGAATTTAACGTTATTGTTGTGGATTGGGGTGCAGGAGCACAAACTGCGAACTATGTTGCTGCTCGCAACAACATCAACATTGTCGGTCCAAGGGTAGCCCAGATGGTGGATTTCCTGAACACACAGGGTATGGGCTTCGGAAGTGTTGCCGTGGTGGGACACAGTTTGGGCGGACATACTGCTGGAATTGCTGGAAAGAGGACATCCCGTGGTCGTTTAGCTGCTGTTGTTGCTTTGGACCCTGCGTTGCCACTCTTCTCTATTGACCGTCCAGGTGAACGAGTTGCTCCTACTGATGCCAACTACGTCGAAGTTATCCACACCAATGCTGGTCTTTTGGGCTTCGATCTACCCATCGGTCTTGCTGACTACTATCCCAACTTTGGACGCAGTCAGCCTGGATGTGGTACTGATTTGGCTGGCAATTGCGCCCACAGTCGTGCTTGGCAGTTCTTCGCTGAATCTATCAACTCAGGTCCTGGTTTTGTGTCTCGTCAGTGCCGCAATTACAATGACATCCTCAACCAAAATTGCGTATCTGCCGGAGCAAATCGCAGAATGGGAGGTGAACCACTTACAACGGCCGCCAGAGGTATCTACTGGAACCCAACTAATGCAAATTCTCCTTTCGCTAGGGGTAATGTTGTTTAA